One part of the Thiomicrospira cyclica ALM1 genome encodes these proteins:
- the nuoF gene encoding NADH-quinone oxidoreductase subunit NuoF: MSIELNQCCYRNNHLDRSWDIDVYIAQGGYEVWKRVLAGELSPQEIIDEVKTSNLRGRGGAGFPTGLKWSFMNRHAPGPKYLLCNSDESEPGTFKDRDIMRYNPHQLIEGMMIAGYVIGANAGYNYIRGEFWEPYKRFTGAVEQARAAGLLGENILGSGHSFDLHTHLGAGAYICGEETALIESIEGKKGQPRFKPPFPASYGLYGKPTTINNTETLASIPMILAKGGEWFRDIGVANAGGTKLFSMSGHINKPGNYEIPMGTPFKDLLAEAGGMWKGRQLKAVIPGGSSTAVLPAENALAMTMDYDSIAKAGSFLGAGSVIIMDDHTDMVKALERLTWFYYDESCGQCTPCREGTGWMYRMVHRIVQGKGRPEDIETLKDVSGKIMGRVICGLGDAAAIPVASFLKHYEHEFHHYIDHGCSIFDRA, translated from the coding sequence AGTTTGGAAACGCGTGTTAGCCGGCGAGTTATCGCCACAAGAAATTATCGACGAAGTAAAAACCTCTAACCTACGTGGCCGTGGTGGTGCGGGCTTTCCAACTGGATTGAAATGGAGCTTCATGAATCGTCATGCTCCGGGGCCTAAGTATTTGTTGTGTAATTCAGATGAAAGTGAGCCAGGTACCTTTAAAGATCGCGATATCATGCGTTATAACCCCCACCAGTTAATCGAAGGCATGATGATTGCTGGTTATGTTATTGGTGCGAATGCTGGCTATAACTACATACGTGGCGAGTTTTGGGAACCCTATAAGCGTTTTACGGGTGCCGTTGAGCAAGCCAGAGCAGCAGGCCTGCTGGGCGAAAATATTCTTGGCTCTGGGCACAGTTTTGATTTACACACGCACTTAGGCGCTGGGGCTTATATCTGTGGTGAAGAAACGGCCTTGATCGAGTCTATTGAAGGTAAAAAGGGTCAACCTCGCTTTAAGCCACCATTTCCTGCAAGTTATGGTTTGTATGGCAAACCTACAACAATAAATAATACGGAAACCCTTGCATCGATTCCGATGATTTTAGCAAAAGGTGGTGAATGGTTCCGAGACATCGGTGTTGCGAATGCCGGTGGTACCAAACTCTTCTCGATGTCTGGTCACATTAACAAGCCAGGTAACTATGAAATTCCAATGGGAACGCCTTTCAAAGACCTGTTAGCTGAAGCTGGTGGTATGTGGAAAGGGCGTCAACTCAAAGCCGTTATTCCGGGTGGTTCATCAACAGCCGTTTTACCGGCTGAGAATGCATTAGCAATGACTATGGACTATGATTCGATTGCAAAAGCGGGATCTTTTTTGGGCGCTGGTTCGGTCATTATTATGGATGATCACACCGATATGGTTAAAGCGCTTGAGCGTTTGACGTGGTTCTACTATGACGAATCCTGTGGTCAATGTACGCCATGTCGTGAAGGGACTGGTTGGATGTATCGTATGGTACATAGAATTGTTCAGGGCAAAGGGCGTCCGGAAGATATCGAAACATTAAAAGACGTCTCCGGCAAGATTATGGGACGAGTGATTTGTGGATTGGGTGATGCTGCGGCAATTCCTGTTGCCAGTTTCTTGAAACATTACGAACATGAATTTCATCATTACATTGATCACGGTTGCAGTATTTTCGACCGTGCGTAA
- the nuoG gene encoding NADH-quinone oxidoreductase subunit NuoG: protein MIKIEINGQIVNAREGDMLIDVADGAKVSIPRFCYHKKLSIAANCRMCLVEVEGAPKAVPACATPVTDGMKVNTKSPKAVAAQKAVMEFLLINHPLDCPICDQGGECELQDVAMDYGDDVSRYSEGKRIVGDRNVGSLIQTDMTRCIHCTRCVRFGQEIAGLKELGATGRSEWLEIGTYIEKSISSELSGNMIDLCPVGALTSKPYRYKARSWEMKSTPTIAPHDSIGSNIFVHTRNGEVMRVVPKENEAVNETWISDRDRFSYEALVHQDRLLQPMSKEQGEWQALEWETALEKTADLLSQYKNQSNDVVVLISPNATLEELHLARQLFTQLGMSQIEYRLKQQDFRADKLGLNQGLNRPFASIEQLDAALLVGCYLRKELPLLNNRLRKAQLAGARISCLATDQLDQNITMKPDMINPSLFNGLAVLVKVACEIKGRAVPAEIADITVSADAKQTVEQLIAAKDGLIMLGQMAQSDKDYSSLLKMASMLAELTETQVADLAMFANTQGAHRILGDLQANQADNLAERLANKKLVVTLGVEPEADAIDANAALAMLKQAEAWIHVSAFTSATATDYATIQLPMAVFAENCGSYINLQGDLQSFKIVANATGESKPLWKILRVLGNLTQLNGFDYVSSQDVLNEWQATAKPAVTVNYQDLALSKPDNAMNLTQAHMGCYAIDSLVRRAPALQATPDAQATVRTI from the coding sequence ATGATTAAAATTGAAATCAACGGTCAAATTGTCAACGCACGCGAAGGCGATATGCTCATCGATGTGGCAGATGGCGCGAAAGTTTCGATTCCCCGTTTCTGTTATCACAAAAAGTTGTCAATTGCAGCTAACTGTCGTATGTGTCTGGTAGAAGTAGAAGGTGCACCGAAAGCCGTGCCAGCCTGTGCAACGCCTGTTACTGATGGAATGAAGGTGAATACCAAGTCACCCAAAGCCGTTGCGGCACAAAAAGCCGTTATGGAATTTCTACTCATTAACCACCCATTAGATTGCCCAATATGTGATCAGGGTGGTGAGTGTGAATTACAAGACGTTGCTATGGATTATGGTGACGATGTGTCACGTTATTCAGAAGGCAAGCGTATCGTTGGTGATCGCAACGTCGGTTCGCTTATCCAAACTGATATGACCCGTTGTATTCACTGTACGCGCTGTGTTCGCTTCGGTCAGGAAATTGCTGGTCTTAAGGAATTAGGAGCCACTGGTCGTTCCGAGTGGTTGGAAATTGGGACTTACATTGAAAAATCCATTTCATCCGAACTTTCTGGCAACATGATTGATTTATGCCCGGTAGGTGCTCTAACCTCAAAGCCTTATCGCTATAAAGCGCGTTCCTGGGAAATGAAGTCAACGCCGACAATTGCACCGCACGATTCCATAGGCTCTAATATTTTCGTGCATACTCGTAACGGCGAAGTTATGCGAGTGGTACCTAAAGAAAATGAGGCTGTTAATGAAACATGGATTTCGGATCGTGATCGTTTTTCCTATGAGGCCTTAGTGCACCAAGATCGGTTACTACAACCTATGTCGAAAGAGCAAGGTGAGTGGCAAGCGCTTGAGTGGGAAACCGCGCTTGAGAAAACCGCCGATCTATTAAGCCAGTACAAAAATCAGTCTAACGATGTTGTTGTATTGATATCGCCCAATGCGACTCTTGAAGAGTTGCATCTTGCACGTCAGTTATTTACGCAATTGGGTATGAGTCAGATTGAGTATCGTCTCAAACAGCAAGATTTCCGTGCCGATAAATTGGGTCTTAACCAAGGGCTTAATCGTCCATTTGCGAGTATCGAACAATTGGATGCAGCCTTGTTAGTGGGTTGTTATTTGCGCAAAGAGTTACCGCTACTCAATAACCGTTTGCGTAAAGCGCAGCTTGCGGGTGCTCGAATTAGTTGTTTAGCTACGGATCAGTTAGACCAAAATATTACTATGAAGCCCGACATGATTAACCCTTCACTTTTCAATGGCTTAGCAGTCCTAGTTAAGGTGGCTTGTGAGATTAAGGGGCGGGCGGTACCGGCTGAAATTGCTGATATTACTGTTTCAGCAGATGCCAAGCAGACCGTTGAACAATTGATTGCCGCCAAAGATGGTTTAATTATGTTGGGTCAAATGGCGCAATCGGATAAAGACTATTCCAGTCTATTAAAAATGGCCAGTATGCTTGCTGAGTTGACAGAAACCCAGGTTGCCGATTTAGCGATGTTTGCTAATACCCAGGGCGCGCACCGTATTCTTGGTGATCTGCAAGCCAATCAAGCCGATAACTTAGCAGAGCGTCTTGCTAACAAAAAATTGGTTGTCACTCTTGGTGTTGAACCTGAAGCCGATGCTATTGATGCTAATGCGGCTTTAGCAATGCTCAAGCAAGCCGAGGCATGGATTCATGTCAGTGCTTTTACCAGTGCAACGGCAACGGATTATGCCACCATCCAACTACCGATGGCTGTGTTTGCAGAAAATTGTGGTTCGTACATTAACCTGCAAGGTGATCTACAGAGTTTCAAGATCGTTGCAAATGCGACCGGTGAATCTAAACCGCTATGGAAAATTTTGCGTGTATTAGGTAACTTAACTCAGCTCAATGGTTTTGACTATGTATCCAGTCAGGATGTCTTAAATGAGTGGCAGGCCACAGCAAAACCCGCTGTGACGGTTAATTATCAAGATTTAGCATTAAGTAAGCCCGATAACGCAATGAACCTAACCCAGGCTCATATGGGTTGTTATGCGATTGATAGCTTAGTGCGTCGTGCACCAGCTTTGCAGGCGACACCGGATGCGCAAGCAACGGTTCGTACAATCTAA
- the nuoH gene encoding NADH-quinone oxidoreductase subunit NuoH: MFNALQNWLSLFLYDWLAILITLVIQVMVVIVPIMIAVAFLTLAERKVIGFMQVRMGPNRVGPYGILQPFADALKLIMKEFIRPHQANLYLFLIAPVLALAPVVAAWAVIPFDDGVVVSDINVGVMYVLAVSSIVVYGVIIAGWASNSKYAFLGALRASAQKVSYEIAMGFALVTVLMVAGTMNLTEIVHGQQGGFWNWYWIPLLPMLAVYFISGLAETNRTPFDVVEGEAEIVAGFHVEYSSMGFGVFMLAEYAMMVLIAFMTAIMFLGGWYSPFEGIWLLDPLTAWIPGFIWLFLKVAFLLFCFLWFRATFPRYRYDQLMRLGWKVLIPLTIVWVFVVAIMHYFSIGPWFN; this comes from the coding sequence ATGTTTAATGCGCTTCAAAACTGGCTAAGTCTTTTTTTGTACGACTGGTTGGCCATACTTATTACGCTCGTCATTCAGGTGATGGTAGTAATTGTGCCAATTATGATTGCTGTTGCCTTTTTAACCCTCGCAGAACGTAAGGTTATTGGTTTTATGCAGGTTCGTATGGGTCCCAACCGTGTTGGTCCCTATGGTATTTTGCAACCTTTTGCGGATGCCCTGAAATTGATCATGAAAGAATTCATTCGCCCGCATCAAGCAAATTTGTATCTATTTTTGATTGCACCGGTATTGGCGCTTGCACCGGTAGTGGCCGCTTGGGCAGTGATTCCTTTTGATGACGGCGTCGTGGTTTCAGACATTAATGTCGGGGTTATGTATGTGTTGGCTGTTAGCTCCATTGTTGTTTATGGTGTGATCATTGCTGGTTGGGCGTCTAACTCCAAATATGCATTTTTGGGTGCCTTGCGTGCCTCAGCGCAAAAGGTTTCCTACGAAATTGCGATGGGTTTTGCATTAGTAACTGTATTAATGGTTGCTGGCACAATGAACCTAACTGAAATCGTACATGGTCAGCAGGGCGGCTTCTGGAACTGGTACTGGATTCCGTTATTACCCATGTTAGCCGTGTATTTTATTTCGGGATTAGCTGAGACCAACCGCACCCCATTTGATGTGGTTGAGGGCGAGGCTGAAATTGTGGCCGGTTTCCACGTCGAATATTCATCAATGGGCTTTGGTGTCTTTATGTTGGCCGAATATGCCATGATGGTTTTGATTGCCTTTATGACTGCCATTATGTTCCTTGGTGGCTGGTATTCGCCTTTTGAAGGTATCTGGTTGCTAGACCCATTAACCGCATGGATACCTGGCTTTATTTGGTTATTCCTGAAGGTTGCATTTTTATTATTTTGTTTCTTGTGGTTCCGTGCGACTTTTCCACGCTATCGTTATGATCAATTGATGCGTCTAGGCTGGAAAGTCTTAATTCCATTGACAATTGTCTGGGTGTTTGTAGTGGCTATCATGCACTACTTCAGCATCGGTCCATGGTTCAATTAA
- the nuoI gene encoding NADH-quinone oxidoreductase subunit NuoI, producing the protein MIAFLKHQVKTFGLTELLKGLALTGKYFFKKKITVRYPEEKTPLSPRFRGHHALRRYANGEERCIACKLCEAVCPANAITIEAEQRDDGTRRTTRYDIDMFKCIYCGFCEEACPVDAVVETRVFEYDFQERGENIMTKDKLLAFGDKHEAQIAADRQADAKYR; encoded by the coding sequence ATGATTGCATTCTTAAAACATCAAGTTAAAACCTTTGGGTTAACTGAATTACTAAAAGGCTTGGCGCTAACAGGTAAGTATTTCTTTAAGAAAAAAATTACCGTGCGTTACCCCGAAGAAAAGACCCCTTTGTCGCCACGGTTTCGTGGCCATCATGCCCTGCGTCGTTATGCCAATGGCGAAGAGCGTTGTATTGCTTGTAAATTGTGTGAAGCCGTATGCCCTGCTAACGCGATTACTATCGAGGCCGAGCAGCGTGATGATGGTACTCGTCGAACAACCCGTTATGACATTGACATGTTTAAGTGTATTTACTGTGGCTTCTGTGAAGAGGCATGTCCAGTAGATGCCGTTGTTGAAACCCGCGTATTTGAATACGACTTTCAGGAACGTGGCGAAAACATTATGACCAAAGACAAATTACTGGCTTTTGGTGATAAACACGAAGCGCAGATTGCGGCAGACCGTCAAGCTGATGCGAAATACCGTTAA
- a CDS encoding NADH-quinone oxidoreductase subunit J: protein MTFEQLIFYVLAGIAVLSSIMMISVNNPVKAALWLVLAFIATAGVWIMMQAEFLGIVLILVYAGAVMVLFLFVVMMLDINLVQLKEGFTRYLPIGVLAAVAIFAMMYMVLGPHQFGLDKTGEPVRFAADYSNTQALGLQLYTVHAYAFILAAVLLLVGIVAAIALTIRRRLPHEVKYQNIDKQVRVNPKERFEMVKMSAVKEKPVAKKQEGDE, encoded by the coding sequence ATGACATTTGAACAGTTAATTTTTTATGTGCTTGCTGGGATAGCGGTGCTGTCATCCATAATGATGATATCGGTAAATAACCCCGTTAAAGCGGCGTTGTGGCTGGTGCTGGCGTTCATTGCCACTGCGGGTGTATGGATTATGATGCAAGCCGAATTTCTGGGTATCGTGTTAATACTCGTTTATGCCGGCGCGGTCATGGTGTTATTCCTGTTTGTGGTTATGATGTTAGACATCAATCTTGTTCAGCTTAAGGAAGGTTTTACTCGTTATCTACCTATTGGTGTGTTAGCGGCAGTGGCTATTTTTGCAATGATGTACATGGTGTTAGGCCCGCATCAGTTTGGCTTAGATAAAACCGGCGAGCCAGTACGTTTTGCCGCTGATTACAGCAATACCCAAGCACTGGGCTTACAGCTTTACACCGTACATGCTTATGCATTTATTCTTGCTGCTGTGCTCTTACTGGTCGGTATTGTAGCGGCAATCGCACTGACTATTCGTCGTCGTCTACCACATGAAGTCAAGTATCAAAATATTGATAAACAAGTCCGCGTTAATCCGAAAGAGCGTTTTGAAATGGTCAAGATGAGCGCTGTTAAAGAAAAACCTGTTGCAAAAAAACAAGAAGGGGATGAATAA
- the nuoK gene encoding NADH-quinone oxidoreductase subunit NuoK translates to MVALSDYLVFSAILFTLSLAGIFLNRKNVIILLMAIELMLLAVNTNLIAFSYFLNDISGQIFVFFILTVAAAEAAIGLAIIVLVFRNRNSINVDDLGSLKG, encoded by the coding sequence ATGGTCGCATTGTCCGATTATTTGGTGTTTAGTGCCATTTTATTTACGTTAAGCCTAGCAGGTATTTTTTTAAACCGGAAAAACGTCATTATTTTGTTGATGGCCATCGAGTTAATGTTGCTTGCTGTCAATACTAACTTGATTGCCTTCTCCTACTTCTTAAATGATATTTCGGGGCAAATTTTCGTATTTTTCATTCTAACCGTAGCAGCGGCTGAAGCTGCGATTGGCCTTGCCATTATCGTCCTAGTGTTTCGAAATCGAAACAGCATCAATGTTGACGACCTGGGTTCATTAAAGGGGTAA
- the nuoL gene encoding NADH-quinone oxidoreductase subunit L, producing the protein MEQHLHLILTIILLAPLFGAAVAGLLGRQVGRIGAQSVTIGSVAVSTILSVYVFYLYILQGADPYNAALYTWMVSDGIRFEIGFLIDKLSATMMLVVTFVSLMVHIYTIGYMDHDEDYAHDNPYYQRFFSYLSLFTFSMLSLVMANNFLQLFFGWEAVGLVSYLLIGFYMKRESAIVANLKAFLVNRVGDFGFILGIAMVFVYFNTMDYQEFFDKLAEHEHTMVQFIPGVEWSVITVMVILLFIGAMGKSAQMPLHVWLPESMEGPTPISALIHAATMVTAGIFMVARLSPAYEMSEAALQFILIVGALTAFMMGLLGIIQNDIKRVVAYSTLSQLGYMTAALGASAYAASMFHVLTHAFFKALLFLAAGSVIIAMHHIQDIRQMGGLRKHMPVTYVALLIGSLALIGFPGFAGFFSKDSILLAVGESNIAGSGFAYALLLMGVFVTAFYSFRMFFLVFHGQESEYVRTHKIHESPKVVTIPLILLAIPSVLLGLFMVESILNGSYFSDSIFVLAQNDVLSRVHDQYFDSVVGFILHGFMSVPVWLALAGVALAWFFYLKRPDIPAKIAASLPRAKGVLENAYGFDRFNDLVFTQGSKKLGHFCWKSIDTKIIDSGMVNGTVKQIANLASMSRESQTGYMYHYAFVMIFGLLGLLIWALW; encoded by the coding sequence ATGGAACAACATTTACATCTAATTCTAACCATTATCCTGTTGGCGCCGTTATTTGGTGCCGCTGTAGCAGGTCTGCTTGGCCGCCAAGTGGGTCGTATTGGTGCGCAAAGTGTGACTATTGGCTCGGTTGCTGTATCAACGATCTTGTCGGTTTATGTGTTCTATCTTTACATCCTCCAAGGTGCAGACCCCTATAATGCGGCACTTTATACCTGGATGGTCAGTGATGGTATCCGTTTTGAAATCGGCTTTTTAATAGATAAGCTCAGTGCGACTATGATGTTGGTGGTTACCTTTGTATCCTTGATGGTGCATATTTATACCATTGGCTATATGGATCACGATGAAGATTATGCCCACGATAATCCCTATTATCAGCGTTTCTTCAGCTACCTATCACTATTTACCTTTTCGATGTTGTCATTGGTTATGGCCAACAACTTCCTACAGCTATTCTTCGGTTGGGAAGCTGTGGGCTTGGTGTCTTATTTATTGATTGGTTTCTACATGAAACGCGAATCGGCCATTGTCGCCAACCTTAAAGCCTTCTTAGTGAACCGTGTCGGTGATTTTGGCTTTATCCTCGGTATCGCAATGGTATTTGTTTATTTCAATACCATGGATTATCAAGAATTCTTCGACAAGCTCGCTGAGCATGAACACACCATGGTGCAATTTATCCCAGGAGTAGAATGGTCAGTTATCACGGTGATGGTTATCTTGCTGTTTATCGGTGCGATGGGTAAATCAGCCCAGATGCCATTGCATGTTTGGCTACCAGAGTCTATGGAGGGCCCAACGCCGATTTCAGCTTTGATCCATGCTGCGACTATGGTGACGGCGGGTATCTTTATGGTTGCGCGTTTGTCGCCAGCCTATGAAATGTCAGAAGCCGCATTGCAGTTCATCTTGATTGTTGGCGCATTGACTGCTTTTATGATGGGCTTACTAGGTATTATTCAAAACGATATCAAGCGCGTTGTTGCCTATTCAACTTTGTCACAGCTTGGCTATATGACCGCGGCCTTGGGTGCCTCTGCTTATGCCGCATCCATGTTCCACGTACTAACCCATGCTTTCTTCAAGGCACTATTGTTCTTGGCGGCTGGTTCGGTAATTATTGCGATGCATCACATTCAAGATATTCGTCAAATGGGTGGCTTGCGTAAGCACATGCCTGTTACCTATGTTGCGTTGTTGATCGGTTCGTTAGCACTAATCGGCTTCCCAGGTTTCGCCGGCTTCTTCTCGAAAGACTCGATCTTACTGGCCGTTGGGGAAAGTAATATAGCCGGCTCAGGTTTCGCTTATGCGCTACTGCTTATGGGTGTTTTCGTCACGGCATTCTATAGTTTCAGAATGTTCTTCTTAGTCTTCCACGGACAAGAAAGCGAGTATGTTCGTACCCATAAAATCCACGAGTCGCCAAAAGTGGTTACGATTCCGTTAATTTTATTAGCTATTCCTTCGGTATTACTCGGGTTGTTTATGGTCGAGTCTATTCTGAATGGCAGCTACTTCTCGGATTCTATCTTTGTGCTGGCACAAAATGATGTTTTAAGCCGAGTTCACGATCAGTATTTTGATTCTGTCGTGGGCTTTATCCTGCACGGCTTTATGTCGGTGCCGGTATGGTTAGCTTTAGCAGGTGTCGCCTTGGCTTGGTTCTTCTACCTAAAACGTCCAGATATTCCAGCGAAAATCGCGGCCAGCTTGCCGCGTGCAAAGGGTGTACTAGAAAACGCCTATGGCTTTGATCGGTTTAATGACTTGGTCTTTACTCAAGGTTCTAAAAAACTTGGCCATTTCTGCTGGAAATCGATTGATACCAAGATTATTGATTCTGGCATGGTGAATGGCACTGTGAAGCAAATCGCGAATCTTGCTAGTATGTCACGTGAATCACAAACCGGATACATGTATCATTACGCCTTTGTCATGATCTTTGGCCTGCTTGGGTTATTGATCTGGGCACTTTGGTAA